The stretch of DNA GACGGTGAAAAGCCCGGAACCACGGGGGTTCCGGGCCTTTCACCGTCGCTGCCGCTAGGCCTTGGGCTTGAAGTACGTTGCCCCCAGCGGGGGAAGCGTGACGGTAAGGGAAGCCGGCTGGCCGTGTGTATCGGCGGCCGTAGCTGTCAGCGTTCCCTCGTTCTGGACGCCGGAGCCGCCGTAGCTGGCGGCGTCAGTGTTGAGCACTTCCTGCCACTCACCTTCCGCGGGCACTCCCAGGACATAGTCCAGGTGCGGGCTGCCCGAGAAGTTGAATGCGCAAACCACCGGGTTGCCGGCCTTGTCGCGGCGGATGAAGGTCAGCACGTTGCGGTTGGCGTCACCTCCGTCGATCCACTCGAAGCCCGCGGGATCGTTGTCGAGCTCGAACAGTGCGGGAGTGGAGCTGTACAGCTGGTTCAGGTCCCTGGTCAGGAGCTGCACGCCGCGGTGGGCCGGGATTTCCGCCAGGTACCAGTCAAGGCCGTGCTGTTCGGACCATTCCGCTTCCTGGCCGAACTCGGTTCCCATGAAGATCAGCTGCTTGCCCGGGTGCGCCCACTGGTAGCCCAGGAAGGCGCGCAGGTTGGCCAGCTGCTGCCAGCGGTCCCCGGGCATCTTGCGGAGCATGGACCCCTTGCCGTGCACGACTTCGTCGTGGCTGATGGGCAGCAGGAAGTTCTCCGTGAAGGCGTAGACCATGGAGAAGGTGATGGTGCCGTGGTGCCACCTGCGGTTGTACGGATCCTCGGCCATGTACTTGAGCGAGTCGTGCATCCAGCCCATGTTCCATTTGAGGCCGAAGCCGAGTCCGCCCTGGCTGGTGGGGGCTGTGACACCCGGGAACGCCGTTGACTCTTCGGCAATCATGACCGCGCCCGGATGCGTCTTGTAGACCGTGGCATTGACCTCCTGCAGGAAGGACATCGCCTCGAGGTTCTCCCGTCCGCCGAAACGGTTCGGCCGCCACTGGCCTTCCTCGCGGGAGTAGTCCAGGTAAAGCATGGAAGCGACGGCGTCCACGCGCAGGCCATCGATGTGGAATTCATCCAGCCAGTAGAGCGCATTCGACACGAGGAAGTTGCGGACCTCGCGCCGGCCGAAGTCGAAGATCAGGGTGCCCCAGTCCGGGTGCTCTCCCAGGTTCGGATCCCCGTGCTCGTAGAGGGTCTCGCCGTCGAAGCGGGCCAGCGCCCACTCGTCTTTCGGGAAGTGCGCCGGCACCCAGTCGAGCAGGACGCCGATGCCGGCCTGGTGCAGTTCATCCACGAGGTGCCGGAACTCGTCCGGGTGGCCGAAGCGGGAGGTCGGGGCAAAGTAAGACGTGACCTGGTAGCCCCATGACCCGCCGAAGGGGTGCTCGGCCACGGGCATGAATTCAACGTGGGTGAACCCGAGTTCCTTGACGTAGTCGACGAGCTCTTTGGCGAGCTCCCGGTAGCCAAGGCCCAGCCGCCAGGAGCCGAGGTGGACCTCGTAGACGCTCATGGGCGCGTTGTGCGGATCCCGGGCGGCCCGGGCCTTCATCCACTCGTCGTCCCTGAAGGCATACGACGGTTCGACCACGCGGGATGCCGTCAGCGGAGGTACCTCGGTACCGAAGGCCAGCGGATCCGCCTTCTCCACCCAGTAACCGTGCCGCGTCCGGATTTCGAACTTGTAGCACGCCCCTGCCAAAACGCCGGGGATGAAGAGTTCCCAGACTCCGGAGGAGCCCAGGGAGCGCATGGACTGCTCCCGTCCGTCCCAGCCGTTGAAGTCACCCTTCACCCGGACGGCCTGCCCGTTCGGTGCCCACACAGCGAAGGAGACGCCGTCCACGTCGCCGAGGGAGGACTTGTAGTGCTGGACGTGCGCCCCGAGCACGTCCCAGAGCCGTTCGTGCCGGCCCTCACCGATCAGGTGAAGGTCCACTTCCCCGACCGTGGGCAGATACCGGTAGGGGTCGTCCACGGTCAGTGGCCCTTCGCCCTCATAGGTCACCTCGAGGCGGTAGTCCGGCACATGCCCGCGCTCCAGCGGTTCCAGCACGGCCACCCAGACGCCGCCGGACTCGTGGTCCATGGGGAACGTGCCGGCTGCCGTGATAACGGAAACGGACTCCGCCATATGCTTCACGGTCCGTATGGTGACGTGCCCGTGGTCATCGAGGTGCGCGCCGAGGACGGAGTGCGGGGCGTGGTGTTCGCCCGCCGCGACCCTTGCGAGGGTGTCCGAGTCTACGGGGAGCGGAGCTCCGGGCCGATCGATCCGTGCTGCTGTCATTGTGATACCTTCCGCTTCGACTTCGGCGGGAACGCCGGAGCCTGTACTGCCAAGGAGACGTCGTGATGCGTTGACCGGAATGGAAAGCCAGTCCGGCCTGTTCCGTAATTCATAGATGACTTCATAGAGGGCCTTGTCGAGCCAGAGGGCTACGAACAGGGGCGAATCGCGGTCGATGCTTCCCGGCACCACTTCCGCGTAACCGGCCAGGAAAGCCTCGGCGCAGTCGTCCACCCAATCCGCCGGAACGGCGGCGTCGGCGGATTCACGGACGGCGGCACCGGCCGCGTAATCGAAGGAGCGGAGCATCCCGACGACGTCGCGCAGCGGCACGTCGGGAAAGCTGCGTTCCGAAATCGGCCGCAGCGGCTCGCCCTCGAAGTCGAGGATGGCCCATCGGGGAGCTCCGCCGGCCGCGCCGGGCACCTGGAGGATCTGCCCGAGGTGGAGGTCCCCGTGGATCCGCTGCAGCGGGCCGGCGTTGCAGCCGTCGAGGCGCTGCAGAAGCTCATCGAGGGCACCGTCGTAGCTGCCGACCGCGCCGGCGGCCTGCGCCCAGGACTGGCGGACACGCTGGGCCACGCCGGGCGCGATGACACCGCCCGGAACAGCTTCAGAGGCAACTCCGAGGAACTCGGCCAGCCTGCGGTGCACCATGGCGGTGGCGGCACCGAGGGCGTGTGCCTCTGCGGAGAAGTCCCGTCCCTGGCTTGCCGCACCGACGGCCAGCCGCCAGGCATCCAGCCCGCCGGCGAGGAACTCGTGCGCCACGGCCAGCTCGCCGCGCGCCGATCGGGTCCCGCCCTGCGGGTCCTCCGCAGGCGCTTCCCATTCTCCGGTGACCCAGCCCAGGGTGGCGGGAACCTCCGCCGTGCGGCCGGCGGTGAGGGCGGCCCCGATTTCGACTTCCGGGTTCTGGCCCTCGGACAGGACCCGGAAGAACTTGAGGATCGCGGCCGATTCGCCGTCGTGGACGATCACCGAAGTGTTGGATTGCTCGCCTGAGAGCACCTTCACCGAGCCGGTGGCGAGGGGCAGACGGTAGTCCGACTCCACGAGGTGCCCGACGGCGTTGCCCGCCGGGCTGGCCTCGCCGCTCCGCATGAGATCCAGCCACGCGACGACAAACCCCGGGTCATGGACGCCGTCGTAGATCCAGCGTTGCCCGGAGACGGCGCCGGAAGCGCCGTCATCAGCGGTAACCGCCCGCCCTGATGCGTCACCGTGCGTGGCGCCCGCCTGGTCCGTCTCCCCCAACAGCGCGGACTCAGCCGCGGGCAGCGGGGCCTGGCGGAAGCTAAGCGGTACCTGCACGACGTCGGTCCGGTTTCCATCCGCCGTCGGATAGGTCACCGCGAGCAGCCAGACCTCGAACTCGGCGCCGACGCGGGCGGGAGCCGCCAGGTTCAGCGCGCCGACCGGTTCGAAGCTGAACTCCGCCGTCTTGACGGGAAACCAGCGCTGGCGGGGAAGCCACTCACCGAGCAGTCCGCTGAGGGCAGGGGGCAAAGTAGGCCGGGTCATATCAACCTTCGATGGACAGGATAGGCATCGCCTGGGTGAAGGGCGAAGCGGGATTGGAGGCTGCCGAGCGGATCCGCAGCCAGAAGAAATCGTGGCTGCCCAGAGTCAGGGTCAGGCTTCCGTCCTCCCCGATGCCGGGGAAGGGCTGCCCGCCGAAGACGTCGCGAAGGCCCCGCCCTGCAAACCTCGGCACGCGCAGGGTGGTCGCGACCGGGTGCTGGGAGAGGTTGAAGGCGCACAGGATCGTCTCGGGGT from Arthrobacter sp. B3I9 encodes:
- a CDS encoding 1,4-alpha-glucan branching enzyme, whose protein sequence is MTRPTLPPALSGLLGEWLPRQRWFPVKTAEFSFEPVGALNLAAPARVGAEFEVWLLAVTYPTADGNRTDVVQVPLSFRQAPLPAAESALLGETDQAGATHGDASGRAVTADDGASGAVSGQRWIYDGVHDPGFVVAWLDLMRSGEASPAGNAVGHLVESDYRLPLATGSVKVLSGEQSNTSVIVHDGESAAILKFFRVLSEGQNPEVEIGAALTAGRTAEVPATLGWVTGEWEAPAEDPQGGTRSARGELAVAHEFLAGGLDAWRLAVGAASQGRDFSAEAHALGAATAMVHRRLAEFLGVASEAVPGGVIAPGVAQRVRQSWAQAAGAVGSYDGALDELLQRLDGCNAGPLQRIHGDLHLGQILQVPGAAGGAPRWAILDFEGEPLRPISERSFPDVPLRDVVGMLRSFDYAAGAAVRESADAAVPADWVDDCAEAFLAGYAEVVPGSIDRDSPLFVALWLDKALYEVIYELRNRPDWLSIPVNASRRLLGSTGSGVPAEVEAEGITMTAARIDRPGAPLPVDSDTLARVAAGEHHAPHSVLGAHLDDHGHVTIRTVKHMAESVSVITAAGTFPMDHESGGVWVAVLEPLERGHVPDYRLEVTYEGEGPLTVDDPYRYLPTVGEVDLHLIGEGRHERLWDVLGAHVQHYKSSLGDVDGVSFAVWAPNGQAVRVKGDFNGWDGREQSMRSLGSSGVWELFIPGVLAGACYKFEIRTRHGYWVEKADPLAFGTEVPPLTASRVVEPSYAFRDDEWMKARAARDPHNAPMSVYEVHLGSWRLGLGYRELAKELVDYVKELGFTHVEFMPVAEHPFGGSWGYQVTSYFAPTSRFGHPDEFRHLVDELHQAGIGVLLDWVPAHFPKDEWALARFDGETLYEHGDPNLGEHPDWGTLIFDFGRREVRNFLVSNALYWLDEFHIDGLRVDAVASMLYLDYSREEGQWRPNRFGGRENLEAMSFLQEVNATVYKTHPGAVMIAEESTAFPGVTAPTSQGGLGFGLKWNMGWMHDSLKYMAEDPYNRRWHHGTITFSMVYAFTENFLLPISHDEVVHGKGSMLRKMPGDRWQQLANLRAFLGYQWAHPGKQLIFMGTEFGQEAEWSEQHGLDWYLAEIPAHRGVQLLTRDLNQLYSSTPALFELDNDPAGFEWIDGGDANRNVLTFIRRDKAGNPVVCAFNFSGSPHLDYVLGVPAEGEWQEVLNTDAASYGGSGVQNEGTLTATAADTHGQPASLTVTLPPLGATYFKPKA